Proteins from one Desulfonema limicola genomic window:
- a CDS encoding response regulator → MSVIALFSGNFCNEEAYLHEIQKKTGYRIVKDHELLNRAAELSGTTGERIQGAFSAKPSIFNRFTHEKERAIAHLRMALSEVVVNDEIILQGFSGHLLPKTITHVMNVCLISDIKHRLAAALESDKYSEKEALGLIKKHDEDYAAWIKLLYEREDPWDTGLYDIVIPTDKLSPDEAGSLIKENMSGIVLQPTSRSRKAVEDFQLAARVEASLAREGHDVSVDAREGTAILTINKHVLMLGRLEDELKSLAGKVPGVKSVVTVIGRKFHKTDIYRKFDFDVPSKVLLVDDEREFVQTLSERLMMRDMGSAVAYDGESAIDMVNEHDPEVMILDLNMPGIDGIEVLRRVKQTNPDIEVIILTGHGSEDDKKVCMDLGAFDYLQKPVDIEVLSKTLKAANEKIHPKQ, encoded by the coding sequence ATGTCTGTTATTGCATTGTTCAGCGGAAATTTCTGTAATGAAGAAGCTTATCTTCATGAAATTCAGAAAAAAACCGGGTATCGTATTGTAAAAGATCATGAACTCTTGAACCGGGCAGCAGAGCTTTCAGGAACAACAGGTGAAAGGATTCAGGGAGCTTTTTCAGCAAAACCTTCCATATTTAACCGTTTTACCCATGAAAAAGAGAGGGCAATTGCCCATCTGCGCATGGCTTTATCAGAAGTTGTTGTTAATGATGAGATTATTCTTCAAGGATTTTCAGGTCATCTGCTTCCAAAAACCATTACCCATGTCATGAATGTCTGCCTTATTTCAGATATTAAGCACCGGCTGGCAGCAGCCCTTGAATCTGATAAATATTCTGAAAAAGAAGCATTGGGACTTATAAAAAAGCATGATGAGGATTATGCTGCATGGATAAAACTGCTGTATGAAAGGGAAGACCCCTGGGATACGGGTCTTTATGATATTGTTATTCCCACTGACAAGCTGTCCCCTGATGAAGCAGGTTCCCTGATAAAAGAAAATATGTCAGGCATTGTATTACAGCCTACTTCAAGATCCAGAAAGGCTGTTGAAGATTTTCAACTGGCGGCCCGGGTAGAAGCATCACTGGCAAGAGAAGGTCATGATGTAAGTGTTGATGCCAGGGAAGGGACTGCTATTTTGACAATAAATAAACATGTTCTCATGCTTGGCCGTCTTGAAGATGAATTAAAATCTCTTGCAGGAAAGGTTCCAGGAGTAAAATCTGTTGTTACAGTAATCGGCAGAAAATTCCATAAAACAGATATATACAGAAAATTTGATTTTGACGTACCTTCAAAAGTGCTTCTTGTTGATGATGAACGGGAATTTGTCCAAACCCTGTCTGAACGTCTTATGATGCGGGATATGGGTTCTGCTGTTGCATATGATGGAGAGTCTGCAATAGATATGGTTAATGAGCATGATCCTGAAGTAATGATCCTTGATTTAAACATGCCTGGTATTGACGGTATTGAGGTACTGCGCCGTGTAAAACAAACCAATCCTGATATTGAGGTTATTATTTTAACAGGTCATGGTTCTGAAGACGATAAAAAGGTATGTATGGATCTCGGAGCTTTTGATTATCTTCAAAAGCCAGTTGATATTGAAGTGTTAAGCAAAACCCTTAAAGCAGCAAATGAAAAGATTCATCCAAAACAATAA
- a CDS encoding metallophosphoesterase family protein: MTKIKDKDKYLIAVISDTHGLLRPSVFDAFKGADMILHAGDVCGTSIIDELLKIAPVTAVRGNMDGGKWAEQLPGTEVVEAGGILIYMLHDLNKIDLDPETAGFNVVISGHTHQPAIINKDNVLYLNPGSAGPRRFDYPVSAALLEIHGKSLNPRIIELAP; encoded by the coding sequence ATGACGAAAATAAAAGACAAAGACAAGTATCTGATAGCTGTTATCTCCGATACCCACGGACTTCTGCGCCCTTCGGTTTTTGATGCTTTCAAAGGTGCTGACATGATTCTTCATGCCGGAGATGTCTGCGGAACGTCAATCATTGATGAACTGCTCAAGATTGCTCCTGTTACTGCTGTGCGCGGGAATATGGATGGAGGTAAATGGGCAGAGCAGCTTCCAGGAACAGAAGTTGTTGAAGCAGGGGGTATCCTGATTTATATGCTTCATGATCTTAATAAGATTGATCTTGACCCCGAAACAGCAGGTTTTAATGTTGTTATCAGCGGTCATACCCATCAGCCTGCAATTATAAACAAAGATAATGTACTTTATCTCAATCCCGGGAGTGCCGGTCCCCGCAGGTTTGATTACCCTGTTTCAGCAGCTTTACTTGAAATTCATGGAAAATCCTTGAATCCCCGAATTATTGAACTTGCCCCCTGA
- a CDS encoding response regulator, with product MAEKVLLVDDENDFLDIMTERMETRGMDVSVSTSAVQALEKIKSESYDAIVLDLLMPEMDGIEALKAIREIQPDAQVILLTGHATVKKGIEAMKLGALDFFEKPVNLESLTEKIKEAHAHKMVVIEKQSKEKIDDILKRFGF from the coding sequence ATGGCAGAAAAAGTATTGCTGGTTGATGATGAAAATGATTTTCTGGATATTATGACTGAAAGAATGGAAACACGGGGCATGGATGTTTCAGTATCAACCTCTGCTGTACAGGCTCTGGAAAAGATTAAATCCGAATCCTATGACGCTATTGTTCTTGATTTGCTCATGCCTGAAATGGACGGTATTGAAGCATTAAAAGCCATCAGGGAAATCCAGCCTGATGCCCAGGTTATACTGCTTACAGGACATGCAACAGTAAAAAAAGGCATTGAAGCTATGAAGCTTGGAGCATTGGATTTTTTTGAAAAACCTGTGAATCTGGAATCCCTGACAGAAAAAATTAAAGAAGCTCATGCTCATAAAATGGTTGTAATTGAAAAGCAGAGTAAAGAAAAAATTGATGATATTCTTAAACGATTTGGTTTTTAA
- a CDS encoding response regulator yields the protein MKILLVDDEQELVSTIAERLEIRGIEAHWFTNASKALQSAESVSYDIAVLDVKMPVVSGLELRDLLHKRYPDMKFIFLTGHGSEEDYRLGTVDGTCYLVKPISIEILMTKIKECLSK from the coding sequence TTGAAAATACTACTAGTGGATGATGAACAAGAACTGGTTTCAACAATTGCGGAACGTCTTGAAATAAGAGGTATTGAAGCTCACTGGTTTACAAATGCTTCAAAGGCACTCCAGTCAGCAGAATCTGTATCTTATGATATAGCTGTGTTAGATGTTAAAATGCCTGTAGTCAGCGGCCTTGAGCTTAGGGATCTGCTTCATAAAAGATACCCTGATATGAAATTTATCTTTCTTACAGGTCATGGATCAGAGGAAGATTACAGGCTTGGGACTGTTGACGGAACCTGTTACCTGGTAAAACCTATCAGTATAGAAATATTGATGACTAAAATAAAGGAGTGCTTGTCAAAATGA
- a CDS encoding sensor histidine kinase, giving the protein MFTKLILNKLTPSFWGHAVEESGPFKHMFNFRKIWKLTVFLMSVVSLLPLIIITLIDYNYTQKSIESESLLMTARTVSNAKRTLSFFITERKSALDFLIHENSFESLNNEKHLSKILYDLSKAFGGGFEDLGVIDAQGRQQAYVGPYNLKEKDYSSQPWFKKVVENGIYISDVFMGFREVPHLVIAVKYEILDGPFYILRSSINISRFNDQLSQLELSGRGDSFVINHQGIIQTPTRYYGHVLEKFPIQVPEYSEKTEAIEIIDPQGNKVVIGYAYISGTPFIIMVVKLKKELMKPWNQTRLSLIGFLIVSITIIMVVILEVSTFLVNSLYITDQKRLTNLHEIEYDSKMASIGRLAAGIAHEINNPLAIINEKAGLIKDLFVYKKEYANDPRLIAVVDSIISSVERCGVITKRLLAFARHADVNIQVFHLKELINEVLGFTGKEAEYRSICVKVDIPEDIPSIESDKGKMQQIFLNLVNNAFAAMSTDECLNISARLDEKDFIVVSVADEGCGIPESDLDRVFEPFFSTKAQKGGTGLGLSITYNLVNELGGRIEVQSEQGKGTTFLVTLPLKKNNTEEKSVENTTSG; this is encoded by the coding sequence TTGTTTACAAAATTAATACTAAATAAATTGACCCCTTCTTTCTGGGGTCATGCAGTTGAAGAAAGCGGTCCATTTAAACATATGTTTAATTTCCGTAAGATATGGAAATTGACAGTATTTCTTATGTCTGTAGTCAGTCTTTTACCCTTGATAATAATAACCTTGATTGACTATAATTATACACAAAAGTCCATAGAATCAGAAAGCCTTTTAATGACAGCCAGGACTGTGTCCAATGCAAAAAGAACTCTTTCGTTTTTTATAACTGAACGAAAATCTGCCCTTGACTTTCTTATTCATGAAAACAGTTTTGAATCTCTGAATAATGAAAAACATCTTTCCAAGATTCTTTATGATTTAAGCAAGGCATTTGGAGGTGGATTTGAAGACCTGGGAGTAATTGATGCCCAAGGCCGGCAGCAGGCATATGTGGGGCCTTATAATCTTAAAGAAAAGGATTACAGTTCCCAGCCCTGGTTTAAAAAAGTTGTGGAAAACGGTATTTATATCAGTGATGTTTTTATGGGTTTTAGAGAAGTTCCTCATCTTGTTATTGCTGTTAAATACGAAATCTTAGACGGTCCTTTTTATATACTGAGATCTTCTATTAATATCAGCAGGTTCAACGATCAGCTTTCCCAGCTTGAATTGAGCGGGCGGGGCGACAGTTTTGTTATTAATCACCAGGGAATAATTCAAACCCCTACCCGTTATTATGGACATGTGCTTGAAAAATTTCCAATACAGGTTCCTGAATATTCTGAAAAAACAGAAGCTATTGAAATAATTGATCCTCAAGGCAATAAAGTGGTTATCGGCTATGCCTATATTTCAGGTACCCCTTTTATTATTATGGTAGTCAAGCTGAAAAAAGAACTTATGAAACCCTGGAATCAGACACGTTTAAGCCTGATTGGTTTTCTTATTGTCAGTATAACAATAATTATGGTTGTTATACTTGAAGTATCAACCTTCCTGGTAAACAGTCTGTACATAACAGACCAGAAACGTCTGACAAATCTTCATGAAATTGAGTATGACAGCAAAATGGCATCTATTGGAAGACTTGCTGCAGGTATAGCTCATGAAATTAACAATCCTCTGGCCATTATTAACGAAAAAGCAGGATTGATAAAGGATCTTTTTGTATATAAAAAGGAGTATGCCAATGATCCCAGGCTTATTGCTGTTGTAGACTCCATTATATCTTCAGTAGAACGCTGCGGCGTAATTACAAAAAGACTGCTTGCCTTTGCCCGTCATGCGGATGTAAATATCCAGGTTTTTCATTTAAAAGAACTGATAAATGAGGTTCTCGGTTTTACAGGAAAAGAAGCTGAATACCGGTCTATATGTGTTAAAGTTGATATACCTGAAGATATACCGTCAATAGAAAGCGATAAAGGTAAAATGCAGCAGATTTTTCTTAACCTTGTGAACAATGCTTTTGCAGCCATGTCCACTGACGAATGCCTGAATATATCGGCCAGGCTTGATGAAAAAGACTTTATTGTTGTATCAGTAGCTGATGAAGGCTGCGGCATTCCTGAATCTGATCTTGATAGAGTATTTGAGCCTTTTTTTTCAACTAAAGCCCAGAAAGGGGGAACAGGGCTTGGGCTTTCCATTACTTACAATCTTGTCAATGAATTGGGAGGCCGGATTGAAGTCCAGAGTGAACAAGGGAAAGGAACAACTTTTTTGGTAACCCTGCCCCTGAAAAAAAATAATACAGAGGAGAAGTCCGTTGAAAATACTACTAGTGGATGA
- a CDS encoding DNA methyltransferase: MININEKIQTFIDFTKTIEGYEKGEAQTFLNRLFQIFGYADCHDAGGKFEKRTKIGKKTKFEDLLLPGKAIIEMKSRGKELQSHILQAREYWNHSYNEEKTPYVILCNFDQFWIFNWFMQDAPLDKLGVEDLGKRWRALAFLSKDPIEPVFENNVEKVTKEAAEKLLKIYHSLVERGADKNKVQKFVLQLLVCLFSEDIGLFPIADYFLELIFKDVNYFNGGIFKQINPIELNAYELDLLEKTAKFDWSRIEPAIFGNIFEYSMDNIEKHAAGAHYTCETDIMKIIRPTIINPFLEKINKADTLENLLKIRDGLGKVKVLDPACGSGNFLYIALRELKKLELEILSKINENFSSYRIDNVYSIIQMKQFYGIDMNPFAVELAKVTLSFGKKIFNDMFLDFIKKTQLSLYFEDKTLPFDDLDSNIIVNDALFCDWQKTDFIIGNPPFLGGRYLRSERGDEYAEKVYKAYPDTKGQPDYCALWFQKAHNSPAKRIGLVGTNSVAQGVTRKAGLEYITSNKGIITNAVSTQVWSGTANVHVSIVNWVKNKKDSPQNLYLDGKKVKYINSSLKAEADYTGAARLAENLDRSFEGCQLAGKGFVIPAETAENWIKTDKKNKDVLKPMIDGKSLVNPGIELDWVIDFNDMPLEQAARYDLPFEHVEKNVKPVRDTNNRKARKVYWWQFGEKRPGMRKALYGLKCYFCLPKIAKYTCFRAIDISILPCEANMVVASDDFFILGILNSRFHLNWVLAQGSTLGKTTRYTNTTCFETFPFPDDAGETRKEKVRSIIKELEKFRTGEAVSRKCTITEIYNKFFHEPSSTLFNLHKKLDKAVCDCYQWKYSLEKNYNNELFQINRLKSNI; the protein is encoded by the coding sequence ATGATTAATATTAATGAAAAAATTCAAACCTTTATAGATTTCACAAAAACCATAGAAGGCTATGAAAAAGGCGAAGCCCAGACCTTTCTAAACCGTTTGTTTCAAATATTCGGCTATGCTGACTGTCATGATGCAGGCGGTAAATTTGAAAAAAGAACAAAGATTGGCAAAAAGACCAAATTTGAAGATCTGCTTTTACCTGGAAAAGCAATAATAGAAATGAAATCAAGGGGCAAAGAACTTCAAAGCCATATACTGCAGGCACGGGAATACTGGAACCACAGCTATAATGAAGAAAAAACTCCCTATGTTATTTTATGCAATTTTGACCAGTTCTGGATTTTTAACTGGTTTATGCAGGATGCGCCCTTAGACAAGCTTGGGGTAGAAGACCTGGGAAAAAGATGGAGAGCCTTAGCTTTTTTATCAAAAGACCCCATAGAGCCTGTTTTTGAAAATAATGTTGAAAAGGTAACAAAAGAAGCTGCTGAAAAGCTTTTAAAAATATATCATTCACTTGTTGAAAGAGGTGCAGATAAAAACAAAGTACAGAAATTTGTGCTGCAGCTGCTTGTCTGTCTTTTTTCAGAAGATATAGGCCTGTTTCCCATTGCTGATTATTTTTTGGAATTAATCTTCAAAGATGTAAACTATTTTAACGGCGGTATATTTAAACAAATAAATCCAATAGAATTAAATGCTTATGAACTTGATTTATTGGAAAAAACAGCAAAATTTGACTGGAGCCGGATAGAGCCTGCCATTTTCGGCAATATTTTTGAATACAGCATGGATAATATAGAAAAACATGCAGCAGGCGCACATTATACCTGTGAAACAGATATAATGAAAATAATAAGACCGACCATTATCAACCCCTTTCTTGAAAAAATTAATAAGGCAGATACCCTGGAAAATCTGCTTAAAATAAGAGACGGGCTTGGAAAGGTTAAAGTACTGGATCCTGCCTGCGGGAGCGGCAATTTCCTGTATATTGCATTAAGGGAATTAAAAAAGCTTGAGCTTGAAATACTTTCAAAGATTAATGAAAATTTTTCAAGCTACAGGATTGATAATGTTTATTCTATTATACAAATGAAACAGTTTTACGGGATAGACATGAACCCCTTTGCAGTAGAGCTTGCCAAAGTAACATTATCTTTTGGCAAGAAGATATTTAACGACATGTTTTTAGACTTTATAAAGAAAACCCAGTTATCCCTTTATTTTGAAGATAAAACCCTGCCTTTTGACGATCTTGACAGCAATATTATTGTAAATGACGCTCTTTTTTGCGACTGGCAGAAAACAGATTTTATTATCGGCAATCCTCCTTTTCTTGGAGGCAGATATCTCCGCAGTGAAAGGGGAGACGAATATGCCGAAAAGGTATATAAAGCATATCCCGACACAAAAGGCCAGCCTGATTACTGCGCATTATGGTTCCAGAAGGCTCATAACAGCCCTGCAAAAAGAATTGGTCTTGTTGGAACAAACTCAGTTGCCCAGGGAGTAACAAGAAAGGCAGGGCTTGAATATATCACGTCAAACAAAGGCATTATAACAAATGCGGTTTCAACCCAGGTTTGGAGCGGGACTGCAAATGTCCATGTAAGCATTGTAAATTGGGTGAAAAACAAAAAAGATTCACCCCAAAACCTGTATCTTGACGGGAAAAAGGTAAAATATATAAATTCAAGTTTAAAGGCAGAGGCAGATTATACAGGTGCAGCAAGGCTTGCTGAAAATCTGGACAGATCTTTTGAAGGATGTCAATTAGCAGGAAAAGGGTTTGTAATCCCTGCTGAAACAGCAGAAAACTGGATAAAAACAGATAAGAAAAATAAAGATGTTTTAAAACCCATGATTGACGGTAAATCCCTGGTAAATCCAGGAATTGAGCTTGACTGGGTTATTGATTTTAATGATATGCCCTTAGAACAGGCAGCCAGGTATGATCTGCCTTTTGAGCATGTTGAAAAAAATGTTAAACCAGTAAGAGATACGAATAACCGAAAAGCAAGAAAAGTATATTGGTGGCAGTTTGGTGAAAAAAGGCCGGGAATGCGAAAAGCCCTTTACGGTCTGAAATGCTATTTCTGCCTTCCTAAAATTGCAAAATACACATGTTTTCGCGCAATTGACATCTCAATTTTGCCCTGTGAAGCCAACATGGTGGTTGCAAGCGATGATTTTTTTATCCTCGGCATATTAAACTCAAGATTTCATCTGAACTGGGTATTGGCACAAGGTTCAACCTTAGGCAAAACGACCAGATACACCAACACAACCTGCTTTGAAACCTTCCCGTTTCCTGATGATGCAGGAGAAACCCGTAAAGAAAAAGTCCGCTCCATAATAAAAGAACTTGAAAAATTCAGGACTGGCGAAGCAGTTTCCCGTAAATGCACAATCACAGAAATTTACAACAAATTTTTTCATGAGCCTTCAAGTACTCTTTTTAATCTGCATAAAAAACTTGATAAAGCAGTGTGTGATTGTTACCAGTGGAAATACAGCCTGGAAAAAAACTATAATAATGAATTGTTCCAGATTAACAGGCTGAAAAGCAATATTTAA
- a CDS encoding chloride channel protein, whose product MRSFKILNYPSRWNIFRIDDRLLLIFIGFIVGSCSGLAAVALSRSLTAILNWLHPYRHIWWAFLLPAAGAALSSLFMNKIVKEGAGHGVPEVIYSVSRYGGLLRLRSSYSRLISSCLTIGSGGSAGPEAPIVMSGAAIGSNIAKFFSLNDRQRVTLVGCGAAGAISSIFNAPIAGMVFTIEVILGEWTALNIVPIAIASVAGTEISRFLQGNNIAFKPQQFNIGAMDIIACVGLALVTAAASVLLTRALRGMHKISARVPVSLWLRAAIGGGIVGGIGIFMPVVLGEGYHFIQEMIDGTFSQGLIIAAIATLAKIFATSFTLGWGGSGGIFAPGLVIGSLAGITYHRFLVWLWPSAAWVNEGCFALLGMAGLIGGMLQAPLTGIFLIVEITGGYQAILPLIIVSAMSSTMCHYIEPASFYFKELVDKGQLLRPRTDARILSDLKVQELLERDCISVHQNMLLRDFIDIVKISHRNFFPVEDEDTGEFIGMIHLDDIRAYLFNPVMYDAVILEQIMNTRQQTVHLDDDLSVILRTMDEKRLFSMPVVSSNRFIGMISKATLLDQYRKELRVQTFQ is encoded by the coding sequence ATGCGCAGTTTTAAAATATTGAATTACCCCTCCAGGTGGAACATATTCCGCATAGATGACCGGCTTTTGCTCATATTCATCGGCTTTATAGTGGGAAGCTGCAGCGGGCTTGCTGCTGTTGCTTTAAGCCGATCCTTGACTGCTATTCTCAACTGGCTTCACCCGTACAGGCATATATGGTGGGCATTTCTGCTTCCTGCTGCAGGTGCTGCTCTTTCTTCACTGTTTATGAATAAGATTGTCAAGGAAGGCGCAGGCCACGGGGTTCCAGAGGTTATTTACAGCGTGTCCAGGTATGGCGGTCTTTTGCGTCTTCGCTCCAGTTATTCAAGGCTTATATCAAGCTGCCTAACTATTGGAAGCGGCGGTTCTGCCGGGCCTGAAGCCCCTATTGTTATGAGCGGTGCTGCCATTGGCTCCAATATTGCAAAATTTTTTTCCTTAAACGACCGTCAGAGGGTAACACTTGTCGGGTGCGGGGCTGCCGGGGCAATCTCGTCCATATTTAACGCTCCCATTGCAGGCATGGTCTTTACTATTGAGGTCATACTGGGCGAATGGACAGCTTTAAACATAGTTCCCATAGCTATTGCATCTGTGGCAGGCACTGAAATATCCCGTTTTCTTCAGGGTAATAATATTGCTTTTAAGCCCCAGCAGTTTAACATCGGAGCCATGGATATTATTGCCTGTGTAGGGCTGGCACTTGTAACAGCCGCAGCCTCGGTACTGCTGACCCGAGCTCTCAGGGGTATGCACAAAATATCTGCCAGGGTTCCTGTTTCCTTATGGTTAAGGGCTGCAATTGGAGGCGGTATTGTCGGCGGGATTGGTATTTTTATGCCTGTCGTGTTAGGCGAAGGTTATCATTTTATCCAGGAAATGATTGACGGTACCTTTTCCCAGGGACTTATTATTGCAGCCATAGCCACACTTGCAAAAATATTTGCCACATCCTTTACCCTGGGCTGGGGTGGTTCAGGAGGAATATTCGCACCTGGCCTGGTTATAGGAAGCCTTGCAGGTATTACATATCACAGATTCCTTGTGTGGCTCTGGCCTTCTGCTGCATGGGTTAATGAAGGATGTTTTGCACTGCTGGGCATGGCAGGTCTTATTGGGGGAATGCTCCAGGCTCCCTTGACGGGAATATTTTTAATTGTTGAAATTACAGGTGGTTATCAGGCAATACTGCCGCTGATTATTGTTTCGGCTATGTCCTCAACCATGTGTCATTATATTGAGCCTGCATCCTTTTATTTTAAGGAACTGGTGGATAAAGGCCAGCTTTTAAGACCAAGAACCGATGCAAGAATATTATCAGATCTTAAAGTTCAGGAACTCCTGGAAAGAGACTGCATAAGTGTTCACCAGAATATGCTGCTTCGTGATTTTATTGATATTGTCAAAATCTCCCACAGGAATTTTTTCCCTGTTGAAGATGAAGATACAGGTGAATTTATTGGAATGATTCACTTAGATGACATCAGGGCATATCTGTTTAATCCAGTAATGTATGATGCTGTTATACTTGAGCAGATTATGAATACCCGGCAGCAGACAGTCCATCTTGATGATGATCTGTCTGTAATATTAAGGACAATGGATGAAAAAAGACTTTTCAGTATGCCTGTTGTATCCAGTAACCGATTTATAGGCATGATTTCAAAAGCAACACTGCTTGACCAGTATAGAAAAGAACTCAGGGTTCAAACTTTTCAATAA
- a CDS encoding response regulator: MSEKVLLIDDDQDFVDLLTEEMLYRDMDVFTAVSPEAAFKMIASDTFDVIVLSLMISGKSGLNILKNIKRINPYPEIIVLTDNTTVEKGIKAMKLGTENLLDKTMDISILAEKISRSLMKKMLFVEKSI, translated from the coding sequence ATGTCAGAAAAAGTATTACTGATTGATGATGATCAGGATTTTGTTGATTTACTGACTGAAGAAATGCTATATAGAGACATGGATGTTTTTACTGCTGTATCTCCTGAAGCTGCTTTTAAGATGATAGCTTCAGATACTTTTGACGTAATTGTTTTGAGTCTGATGATTTCAGGTAAAAGCGGGCTTAATATTCTTAAAAATATTAAAAGGATAAATCCTTATCCTGAAATTATTGTTCTTACAGATAATACCACTGTTGAAAAAGGTATTAAAGCCATGAAACTCGGCACTGAGAATTTACTGGATAAAACTATGGACATTTCAATACTTGCAGAAAAAATATCCCGGTCTTTGATGAAAAAAATGCTGTTTGTTGAAAAAAGTATATAA
- a CDS encoding HAMP domain-containing histidine kinase, producing MINAKETLADRIDLQFFGRVSASVSHDFKNALAVINENAGLLQDLVLMSEKGIPLNPERVKAVAEKVRERVSIADSMVKNFNKFTHSVDTHVIEIELIEYIELLVELSRRTASKYGTAVLFNRPQTQVMIKTSPFYLTCLCWHCLEAAMKSGENTKTISIIIETAEDGIRICFVSSKDKFNIPDTFPGNMETYLLNTLNAVYSADNNGGKIFLLFPKSINS from the coding sequence ATGATTAATGCAAAAGAAACTTTGGCAGACAGGATAGACCTTCAATTTTTTGGCAGGGTCTCAGCATCTGTATCACATGATTTTAAGAATGCCCTGGCTGTGATAAATGAAAATGCAGGCCTGCTTCAGGATCTTGTTCTGATGTCAGAAAAAGGAATTCCCCTTAATCCTGAGCGGGTCAAGGCTGTTGCAGAAAAAGTGCGGGAACGTGTAAGTATTGCTGATTCAATGGTTAAAAATTTTAACAAATTTACCCATAGTGTTGATACCCATGTAATTGAAATAGAACTGATTGAATATATTGAACTTCTTGTTGAATTGAGCAGGCGGACAGCTTCAAAATATGGAACAGCTGTATTATTTAACAGGCCTCAAACCCAGGTTATGATTAAAACATCTCCTTTTTACCTTACATGCCTTTGCTGGCATTGTCTTGAAGCAGCTATGAAGTCTGGGGAAAATACAAAAACGATTTCAATTATAATAGAAACAGCAGAAGATGGTATCAGGATATGTTTTGTAAGTTCTAAAGATAAATTTAATATTCCTGATACATTTCCTGGAAATATGGAAACATATCTTTTAAATACTCTCAATGCTGTTTATTCTGCAGATAATAATGGTGGAAAAATATTTCTGTTGTTTCCCAAATCCATTAATTCATAA
- a CDS encoding PTS sugar transporter subunit IIA has protein sequence MKLTISQVADSLDLPLSTVKRWVRQGRIPIYKSGSAYVFEKTAIEQWAKNHNLLFIPPGTDSENTKIQVLKQEQTLLSAIKCGGVFYGIKGGNVEEVLYSAVGVIENIPDDDAQELYQRLIQREELTSTGIGKGIAIPHPRTPMSDEMGNSRIITCFLEKPVNFKAVDNKPVFVIFILLSCSPKSHLHLLSRLSFCVRDDDFISFMKSLPDPETFLSRIEDIESNLDKKGML, from the coding sequence ATGAAATTAACAATCAGCCAGGTAGCAGACAGCCTTGATCTTCCTTTAAGCACAGTCAAAAGATGGGTCCGCCAGGGAAGGATTCCTATTTATAAAAGCGGAAGTGCCTATGTGTTTGAAAAAACTGCCATTGAGCAATGGGCCAAAAATCATAACCTTTTATTTATCCCTCCAGGAACAGACAGTGAAAATACAAAGATTCAAGTATTAAAGCAGGAACAGACCTTGTTGTCTGCAATTAAATGCGGGGGCGTTTTTTACGGAATAAAAGGCGGAAATGTCGAGGAAGTGCTTTATTCTGCTGTTGGAGTTATTGAAAATATTCCTGATGATGATGCACAGGAATTGTATCAAAGATTAATTCAAAGGGAAGAATTAACCTCTACTGGAATAGGAAAAGGAATTGCTATTCCCCATCCCAGAACACCCATGTCTGATGAAATGGGAAATTCCAGGATTATTACATGTTTTCTTGAAAAGCCTGTTAATTTTAAGGCAGTGGATAATAAGCCTGTTTTTGTTATATTTATCCTTCTAAGCTGCAGCCCCAAATCCCACCTTCATTTACTTTCAAGACTGTCTTTCTGCGTGCGGGACGATGATTTTATTTCCTTTATGAAATCACTGCCTGATCCTGAAACCTTTTTATCCAGGATAGAAGATATTGAATCAAACCTGGATAAAAAAGGTATGTTATAA